The Dehalococcoidales bacterium genome includes the window ATGGCATCGCCTACGTTGGAGATCAGCTTGATGACCGTAGAGACCATCCCGCCGACTTTGATATCGGTGCTGGCATTTGTCCCCAGCGTCAGGCTGGTCCCGCTGGTATTGATGGTTACCGTGCCCATGACGGTATTAACGGATTGCAGCGTGCCGGTGGCCGTCATAATATTCCCGTTGCCGCCGCCGTTCCCGCCGCCGTTGCCTCCCCCGATGGTGATCATCCCGGAACCGCTGATATCAAGGACCGCGCCCGGGCCTATCCCCAGCCCCACCCCCATTTCACCTTGCAGGTTCATGCCCAGTTTAACATTGGCTACTACCTGTCCCCCGGTAATTTCTACTTTGTTGGAGGTCTGTACCTGCGCCTCACAATTGTTGCGCGTTTCAAGCTGCACTACCGGCGCGAAGACATACCGCCCGTCGCTGGCCATGTGCAGTGATTCGTCCAGCAGGAAGTCCGCTTTCACCGCCGCCGTGGCGCCGGTCTTCACTTCAAATTGCCCGGCCATTTCAAAAACGCCGTTCGGCATGACACACTGGTGAGCGCCGCTGGCGTCTGCTATGGTAAGCTGGGAAACATTGATTCTTATTTTATCGTAAGTACCTGAAGCCATATCGGCCTGGGCCATCAGCCTCGCGCTGCCGTCCGCTCTCAGTTCCATGAGGTCGTACGCCTGGCTCTGGGTGGAAACCGTGGTCCAGGCGCCCCCCTGGGCATGCGCTTCGATACTGTCCACGGTTATTTCTGCGCTGGATATCGCTTCCATATTGGCGGCGGCATCGGCTACGGTGAATATCACGCTGCCTTCTGCGACCACGGTCGTGGTGGGGGCCGTGGTCTCGGCGCTCGAGCAGCCGGTTAATAATATTCCCGTAATCATGAGCAGGATGACGGCGGCCGTGATGATCCCGGATAGCTTCTTCTTACGTTTCAACATAATATACCCTCCCGTTTATTCCTTGTCATTAATGTAACACATAACGGGTGACATTTTCATAACACCGGGATTTTATCTGTAACATTTTTATAAAACTGGCGGCGGGACCTGTGCCGCTTTGGCATCCTGCACTTCACGGACATGCTGATATGCATCGGGGCCGGGGCGGTGAGCGTTCTCTGGTTCGAGGGTGTTAAGTACTTCGCGCGTAAAAAGCGGCAACGGGTAGACGGTGTATCCGGGGGCTAATTGGTAGGCCGTGCAGGGTTCGAACCTGCGACCAATGGATTAAAAGTCCACTGCTCTACCAGCTGAGCTAACGGCCCGTGTAAAAGGGATTCCAGCTTTCTATTCTATCAAATCAGCCTTGCCCTGCGCAACTGTTATGTACGCTTTTGTGCCTCCCCGCCCCTTTGCGTTATAATTGCAGACATAATGATAGATAACGACGGGCTTTTTATGCGGCAGGCTTTAGGGCTGGCCCGCCGCGGCCTAGGGAAGACCTCCCCGAACCCCATGGTGGGCGCTGTAATCGTTAAGAGGGGGCGCGTTATCGCCCGGGGGTATCATCATGCTTTCGGCCGGGACCACGCGGAGGTTGACGCTTTCAAGCACGCTCAGGCGGATGTGGCCGGGGCGACGCTTTACGTTACCCTGGAGCCCTGCCGCCACTTCGGCAAGACCCCGCCCTGCACGGACGCCATCATAAGGAATAAAATCGACCGTGTGGTTATCGGCATGCTGGACCCGGACCCCCGGATGAGCGGGGAAAGCGTTAAACTCTTGAACGCTAATGGGATAAAGACCGCCGTGGGCGTGATGGAAGACGCCTGCCGCGCTTTGAACGAGAAGTATATCCAACACCGCACCGCCGGCCTGCCCTGGGTTACGCTCAAGTGGGCGCAGACGCTGGACGGTAAAATCGCCGCCCCGCGGGGCACCTCCAGCCGCTTTACCTCCCCCCCCTCCCTGAAGCTGGCGCACCGCCTCCGCGCTGAACACGACGCTATCCTGGTGGGCGTGGAGACGGTCGTTAAGGATAACCCGGAGCTTACCACCCGCCTGGTCAAAGGCCGGAACCCGCTCCGCATTATCCTCGACTCCACCCTCCGGATTCCGCCGGACGCTAAGGTATTGACCGGCCAGGACACCGCCCGCACTATGGTCGTTGCCACCCCATCCGCC containing:
- the ribD gene encoding bifunctional diaminohydroxyphosphoribosylaminopyrimidine deaminase/5-amino-6-(5-phosphoribosylamino)uracil reductase RibD, translating into MIDNDGLFMRQALGLARRGLGKTSPNPMVGAVIVKRGRVIARGYHHAFGRDHAEVDAFKHAQADVAGATLYVTLEPCRHFGKTPPCTDAIIRNKIDRVVIGMLDPDPRMSGESVKLLNANGIKTAVGVMEDACRALNEKYIQHRTAGLPWVTLKWAQTLDGKIAAPRGTSSRFTSPPSLKLAHRLRAEHDAILVGVETVVKDNPELTTRLVKGRNPLRIILDSTLRIPPDAKVLTGQDTARTMVVATPSAPEEKVAALQSMGVPVLVTPPDAAGRVDLKNLLKALGERDVSSLLVEGGAKVITSFLRAGLGDKVVVIIAPRLLGRGTPAIADLDIMDLTRAYALAFNKIYRSGEDIVVEAVRAAD
- a CDS encoding DUF4382 domain-containing protein produces the protein MLKRKKKLSGIITAAVILLMITGILLTGCSSAETTAPTTTVVAEGSVIFTVADAAANMEAISSAEITVDSIEAHAQGGAWTTVSTQSQAYDLMELRADGSARLMAQADMASGTYDKIRINVSQLTIADASGAHQCVMPNGVFEMAGQFEVKTGATAAVKADFLLDESLHMASDGRYVFAPVVQLETRNNCEAQVQTSNKVEITGGQVVANVKLGMNLQGEMGVGLGIGPGAVLDISGSGMITIGGGNGGGNGGGNGNIMTATGTLQSVNTVMGTVTINTSGTSLTLGTNASTDIKVGGMVSTVIKLISNVGDAMTVEYDASTNTATSITIQ